One Brassica napus cultivar Da-Ae chromosome A5, Da-Ae, whole genome shotgun sequence DNA window includes the following coding sequences:
- the LOC106451280 gene encoding zinc finger CCCH domain-containing protein 26-like, with amino-acid sequence MSETQQVQNSTGSIRSSENIEDTFRRMEVNEEQSSQYPDRPGERDCQFFLRTGQCGYGNTCRYNHPLSHLPQGVFYQRDDLPERTGQPDCEYFLKTGACKYGSTCKYHHPKDRNGAGPVLFNVLGYPMRQGEKSCPYYMQKGMCRFGVACKFHHPHPNPQPHNGSHATTYGMSNFPSVGFPYAGGLPMMSMPPATYGVMPPPGTYGGAMPRPQVPHPQTYMPFMVPPPQGWSTYMAGYNPIYNVKTQLDSSSSASVPVAVTSHQHSVSERAECRFFMNTGTCKYGDDCKYTHPRERMSSPNLLNPIVLPARSGKPACGNFASGYCKYGANCKFDHPMPLNPYDGTGLTMPSLPTAYAIPVTTHLPSRSDSNALSNGSKPAAENHTSETEKQDDKSEVQDPSQLSGSDSTAISNGNKPATENETSETEVTEKSEVQGSSDSAALSNGNSGAESPSSETKKQEDNPSQPDNSGNQDSSDK; translated from the exons ATGTCTGAAACTCAGCAGGTTCAGAACTCTACTGGGTCGATTCGATCTTCCGAGAATATTGAAG ATACCTTCAGGAGGATGGAAGTTAATGAAGAGCAATCAAGTCAATATCCTGATCGTCCCGGTGAGCGAGATTGCCAGTTCTTTCTTAGAACTGGGCAGTGTGGCTACGGAAACACCTGCCGTTACAATCATcctctttctcatcttccacaG GGTGTCTTTTATCAAAGAGACGACCTGCCTGAGAGGACTGGTCAGCCAGATTGTGAG TATTTTCTGAAGACAGGAGCCTGTAAGTATGGCTCAACATGTAAATATCACCACCCAAAAGACAGGAACGGTGCTGGACCCGTGCTGTTCAATGTTCTCGGCTATCCTATGCGACAG GGTGAGAAGTCATGCCCATATTACATGCAGAAAGGAATGTGTAGATTTGGAGTTGCCTGCAAATTCCATCATCCTCATCCTAATCCCCAGCCTCATAATGGCAGCCACGCTACTACATATGGAATGTCTAACTTTCCTTCTGTTGGGTTTCCTTATGCCGGTGGCTTGCCGATGATGTCTATGCCTCCTGCAACATATGGAGTTATGCCACCTCCTGGAACTTATGGAGGAGCTATGCCACGTCCTCAGGTTCCTCACCCTCAGACCTATATGCCCTTCATGGTTCCACCTCCTCAGGGCTGGTCTACTTACATG GCTGGATATAATCCCATTTATAATGTGAAAACTCAACTTGACTCCAGCTCGAGTGCATCAGTTCCTGTGGCAGTGACATCGCATCAGCACAGTGTTTCTGAAAGAGCTGAATGTAGGTTCTTCATGAACACCGGAACCTGTAAATATGGAGATGATTGCAAGTACACTCATCCGAGAGAGAGGATGTCATCACCAAATCTTCTAAACCCTATTGTTCTTCCAGCTAGATCa GGGAAACCAGCGTGTGGTAACTTTGCCTCCGGATACTGCAAGTATGGAGCAAACTGCAAATTTGATCACCCAATGCCACTAAACCCTTACGATGGTACAGGCTTGACCATGCCTTCTCTGCCTACTGCTTATGCTATACCTGTTACAACTCATCTGCCAAGCCGCTCTGATTCAAATGCTCTCTCCAATGGTAGTAAACCTGCTGCAGAGAATCACACCTCAGAGACTGAGAAACAAGACGACAAGTCTGAAGTGCAGGACCCATCACAACTCAGCGGCTCTGACTCAACTGCTATATCCAATGGTAATAAACCTGCTACAGAGAATGAGACCTCAGAGACGGAAGTAACAGAGAAGTCTGAAGTGCAGGGGAGCTCTGATTCAGCGGCCTTGTCCAATGGCAACTCTGGCGCAGAGAGTCCAAGTTCAGAGACTAAGAAACAGGAAGACAATCCTTCACAGCCAGACAACTCAGGAAATCAGGACTCATCTGATAAGTGA
- the LOC106451278 gene encoding protein YELLOW LEAF 1, choloroplastic-like — protein MAMAASILQASPLSVNINKNLRIRSSGLVGGIERRDRVSSLSAVGMGLGSRKRSLLICNSAANAKCSESQGQTQTVTRESPTITQAPVHSKEKSPSLDDGGDGFPPRDDGDGGGGGGGGGNWSGGFFFFGFLAFLGLLKDKEGEEDYRGGRRR, from the exons ATGGCTATGGCGGCGTCTATCCTCCAAGCTTCTCCGCTTTCGGTGAATATCAACA AAAACCTGCGGATTCGTAGCTCAGGGTTGGTCGGAGGAATCGAAAGACGAGATAGAGTCTCCTCGTTAAGTGCGGTGGGGATGGGATTGGGTAGTCGAAAGCGATCTCTTTTGATATGCAACTCCGCCGCT AACGCGAAGTGCAGTGAAAGTCAAGGTCAAACACAGACCGTTACTCGGGAGTCTCCGACAATAACACAAGCTCCTGTCCACT CTAAGGAGAAATCACCAAGCCTGGATGATGGAGGAGACGGGTTCCCACCGCGAGATGATGGAGAtggaggtggaggaggaggcggTGGTGGCAACTGGTCTggtggcttcttcttctttggttttcTCGCTTTCTTGGGTTTACTGAAGGATAAAGAGGGTGAGGAGGATTATCGAGGGGGCAGAAGACGATGA
- the LOC106451277 gene encoding E3 ubiquitin-protein ligase COP1-like isoform X1, translating into MCRKLHRLWISFGTHYNGQGCDVSIKEVDNLLTLLAEKKRKMEQEEAERNMQILLDFLHCLRKQKVDELNEVQTDLQYIKEDINAVERHRIDLYRARDRYSVKLRMLGDDPSTRNAWPLEKSHTGFNSNSLSIRGGNPSGNFQNKKVVEGKAQGSSHGISKKDAQSGSDSQSLNQSSVSMARKKRIHAQFNDLQECYLQKRRQLVDQPHTNQESDNSVVRREGYSHGLADFQSVLTTFTRYSRLRVIAEIRHGDIFHSANIVSSIEFDRDDELFATAGVSRCIKVFDFSSVVNEPADIQCPIVEMSTRSKLSCLSWNKHEKNHIASSDYEGIVTVWDVTTRQSLMEYEEHEKRAWSVDFSRTEPSMLVSGSDDCKVKVWCTRQEASVLNIDMKANICCVKYNPGSSNFIAVGSADHHIHYYDLRNISQPLHVFSGHKKAVSYVKFLSNNELASASTDSTLRLWDVKDNLPVRTFRGHTNEKNFVGLTVNSEYLACGSETNEVYVYHKEITKPVTSHRFGSLDMEEAEEEAGSYFISAVCWKSDSPTMLTANSQGTIKVLVLAA; encoded by the exons ATGTGTCGAAAACTGCATCGCCTTTGGATCAGTTTCGGGACGCATTACAACGG ACAGGGTTGTGATGTGTCAATTAAAGAGGTTGATAATCTGCTGACACTTCTTGCggaaaagaagaggaaaatgGAACAGGAAGAAGCTGAGAGGAACATGCAGATACTCTTGGACTTTTTGCATTGTCTGAGGAAGCAGAAAGTTGATGAACTTAATGAG GTGCAAACTGATCTTCAGTATATTAAAGAAGACATAAATGCAGTTGAGAGACATAGAATAGATTTGTACCGTGCTCGGGATAGGTACTCTGTGAAGTTACGAATGCTCGGAGATGATCCAAGCACACGAAATGCATGGCCCCTCGAGAAGAGTCACACCGGCTTCAACTCCAATTCTCTGAGCATAAGAGGAGGGAATCCATCAGgcaattttcaaaacaaaaaggtAGTAGAGGGAAAGGCACAAGGAAGCTCTCACGGGATATCGAAAAAGGATGCACAGAGTGGATCAGATTCCCAGAGTTTGAATCAGTCATCTGTCTCAATGGCCAGGAAGAAACGGATCCATGCTCAG TTCAACGATCTACAAGAGTGTTACCTCCAAAAGCGGCGTCAGTTGGTAGACCAACCACATACTAATCAAGAAAGTGATAATAGTGTAGTACGTAGGGAAGGATACAGCCACGGCCTTGCAGATTTTCAATCTGTGCTCACTACCTTTACTCGCTACAG TCGTCTGAGAGTTATAGCGGAGATCCGGCATGGGGATATATTTCATTCAGCCAACATTGTATCAAG CATAGAGTTTGATCGTGATGATGAGCTCTTCGCCACTGCTGGTGTTTCTAGATGTATAAAGGTTTTTGACTTCTCTTCG GTTGTCAATGAACCGGCAGATATACAGTGTCCGATTGTGGAGATGTCAACTCGCTCCAAACTTAGTTGTTTGAGTTGGAATAAGCATGAGAAAAACCATATAGCAAGCAGTGATTATGAAGGAATAGTAACTGTGTGGGATGTAACCACTAGACAG AGTCTTATGGAGTATGAAGAGCACGAAAAACGTGCCTGGAGCGTTGACTTTTCGCGAACAGAACCATCTATGCTTGTGTCTGGTAGTGACGATTGTAAG GTTAAAGTTTGGTGCACAAGGCAGGAAGCAAGTGTGCTTAACATTGATATGAAAGCAAACATTTGTTGTGTCAAGTACAATCCTGGCTCAAGCAACTTCATTGCG GTCGGATCAGCTGATCATCACATCCATTACTACGATTTAAGAAACATAAGCCAACCACTTCATGTCTTCAGTGGACACAAGAAAGCGGTCTCCTATGTGAAGTTTTTGTCCAACAACGAGCTCGCGTCTGCGTCTACTGATAGCACACTACGCTTATGGGATGTCAAGGACAACTTGCCT GTTCGGACATTTAGAGGACACACTAACGAGAAGAACTTTGTGGGTCTCACAGTGAACAGCGAGTATCTCGCCTGCGGAAGCGAGACAAATGAAGTATATGTATATCACAAG GAGATCACGAAACCTGTGACATCGCATAGGTTTGGATCACTAGACATGGAGGAAGCAGAGGAAGAGGCGGGTTCATACTTTATTAGTGCGGTTTGCTGGAAGAGCGATAGTCCCACGATGCTGACTGCGAATAGCCAAGGAACCATCAAAGTTCTGGTACTCGCTGCTTGA
- the LOC106451277 gene encoding E3 ubiquitin-protein ligase COP1-like (The RefSeq protein has 6 substitutions compared to this genomic sequence), translated as MEEIRKDPLVPAVKPDPRTSSIGEGHNHRHENDEGGSGGLEIGAPDLDKDLLCPICMQVIKDAFLTACGHSFCYMCIITHLRNKSDCPCCSQHLTNNQLYPNFLLDKLLKKTSARHVSKTASPLDQFRDALQRGCDVSIKEVDNLLTLLAEKKRKMEQEEAERNMQILLDFLHCLRKQKVDELNEVQTDLQYIKEDINAVERHRIDLYRARDRYSVKLRMLGDDPSTRNAWPPEKSHTGFNSNSLSIRGGNPSGNFQNKKVVEGKAQGSSHGISKKDAQSGSDSQSLNQSSVSMARKKRIHAQFNDLQECYLQKRRQLVDQPHANQESDNSVVRREGYSHGLADFQSVLTTFTRYSRLRVIAEIRHGDIFHSANIVSSIEFDRDDELFATAGVSRCIKVFDFSSVVNEPADIQCPIVEMSTRSKLSCLSWNKHEKNHIASSDYEGIVTVWDVTTRQSLMEYEEHEKRAWSVDFSRTEPSMLVSGSDDCKVKVWCTRQEASVLNIDMKANICCVKYNPGSSNFIAVGSADHHIHYYDLRNISQPLHVFSGHKKAVSYVKFLSNNELESASTDSTLRLWDVKDNLPVRTFRGHTNEKNFVGLTVNSEYLACGSETNEVYVYHKEITKPVTSHRFGALDMEEAEEEAGSYFISAVCWKSDSPTMLTANSQGTIKVLVLAA; from the exons ATGGAAGAGATTAGGAAGGATCCGCTAGTTCCGGCTGTGAAACCCGATCCGAGAGCCTCCTCCATCGGAGAAGGCCCCAACCACCGCCACGAAAACGACGAAGGAGGAAGCGGTGGTTTGGAGATTGGAGCTCCGGATCTGGATAAGGACTTGCTCTGTCCGATTTGTATGCAGGTTATAAAGGACGCTTTCCTCACGGCGTGTGGACATAGCTTCTGCTACATGTGCATCATCACGCACCTTAGGAACAAGAGCGATTGTCCCTGTTGTAGCCAGCACCTCACAAATAATCAGCTTTACCCTAACTTCTTACTTGATAAG CTGTTGAAGAAAACTTCAGCTCGGCATGTGTCGAAAACTGCATCGCCTTTGGATCAGTTTCGGGACGCATTACAACGG GGTTGTGATGTGTCAATTAAAGAGGTTGATAATCTGCTGACACTTCTTGCggaaaagaagaggaaaatgGAACAGGAAGAAGCTGAGAGGAACATGCAGATACTCTTGGACTTTTTGCATTGTCTGAGGAAGCAGAAAGTTGATGAACTTAATGAG GTGCAAACTGATCTTCAGTATATTAAAGAAGACATAAATGCAGTTGAGAGACATAGAATAGATTTGTACCGTGCTCGGGATAGGTACTCTGTGAAGTTACGAATGCTCGGAGATGATCCAAGCACACGAAATGCATGGCCCCTCGAGAAGAGTCACACCGGCTTCAACTCCAATTCTCTGAGCATAAGAGGAGGGAATCCATCAGgcaattttcaaaacaaaaaggtAGTAGAGGGAAAGGCACAAGGAAGCTCTCACGGGATATCGAAAAAGGATGCACAGAGTGGATCAGATTCCCAGAGTTTGAATCAGTCATCTGTCTCAATGGCCAGGAAGAAACGGATCCATGCTCAG TTCAACGATCTACAAGAGTGTTACCTCCAAAAGCGGCGTCAGTTGGTAGACCAACCACATACTAATCAAGAAAGTGATAATAGTGTAGTACGTAGGGAAGGATACAGCCACGGCCTTGCAGATTTTCAATCTGTGCTCACTACCTTTACTCGCTACAG TCGTCTGAGAGTTATAGCGGAGATCCGGCATGGGGATATATTTCATTCAGCCAACATTGTATCAAG CATAGAGTTTGATCGTGATGATGAGCTCTTCGCCACTGCTGGTGTTTCTAGATGTATAAAGGTTTTTGACTTCTCTTCG GTTGTCAATGAACCGGCAGATATACAGTGTCCGATTGTGGAGATGTCAACTCGCTCCAAACTTAGTTGTTTGAGTTGGAATAAGCATGAGAAAAACCATATAGCAAGCAGTGATTATGAAGGAATAGTAACTGTGTGGGATGTAACCACTAGACAG AGTCTTATGGAGTATGAAGAGCACGAAAAACGTGCCTGGAGCGTTGACTTTTCGCGAACAGAACCATCTATGCTTGTGTCTGGTAGTGACGATTGTAAG GTTAAAGTTTGGTGCACAAGGCAGGAAGCAAGTGTGCTTAACATTGATATGAAAGCAAACATTTGTTGTGTCAAGTACAATCCTGGCTCAAGCAACTTCATTGCG GTCGGATCAGCTGATCATCACATCCATTACTACGATTTAAGAAACATAAGCCAACCACTTCATGTCTTCAGTGGACACAAGAAAGCGGTCTCCTATGTGAAGTTTTTGTCCAACAACGAGCTCGCGTCTGCGTCTACTGATAGCACACTACGCTTATGGGATGTCAAGGACAACTTGCCT GTTCGGACATTTAGAGGACACACTAACGAGAAGAACTTTGTGGGTCTCACAGTGAACAGCGAGTATCTCGCCTGCGGAAGCGAGACAAATGAAGTATATGTATATCACAAG GAGATCACGAAACCTGTGACATCGCATAGGTTTGGATCACTAGACATGGAGGAAGCAGAGGAAGAGGCGGGTTCATACTTTATTAGTGCGGTTTGCTGGAAGAGCGATAGTCCCACGATGCTGACTGCGAATAGCCAAGGAACCATCAAAGTTCTGGTACTCGCTGCTTGA